The stretch of DNA ATACAGTATATTAAGGGTAATTATGTACTATAACACATAATTACCCAACACTATGCTGCATGACTAATAGTACTCGCCAAAAACTTACTGCTTTAACAAAAAATGCAGCTTTGGCTAATAAGTTAGCGGCATTACAAGCTATCGACATTGAATTACCCACCATTTTTATTGTTCATGACCTGAACACGATGACAGTTGAATACATGTCACCCAGAGGAGAACAATTTTTGGGCTTTACAGTTAATGACCTTAAAAGCTTAGGCTCCGAATATTTCTCAAAGTTTTTTAACCCTGATGACGTTGCCGATTATCTTCCAAAAGTGTTAAGCTTATTACATGATAATGATAATGACGAAAAGCTGGTATGTTTCTTCCAGCAAGCAAGAGCATCAGAAAAACATGAATGGAAATGGTTCTTAAGCAGCACCAAAATTTTCCTAAGAAATGAACAGAATGTACCTTCTCACATTATTACAAATGCTACCCCTATTGATCCTCAATATCATATTACATCCAAGGTAAATCGATTGCTTCAGGAAAAAGATTTCCTTAAAAAGAACGAAGCCTTTTTTAACATGCTTACCAAACGAGAGATCGAAATTCTTCGATTAATTGCATTAGGTAAAAACTCTATTGAAATAGCTTTCATTCTTCATATCTCTGAAAAAACAGTGGTAACCCACCGAAGAAATCTTCGCTCCAAGCTTAATGTGCAAACATCTTATGATATTACCAAGTTTGCTCAGGCTTTTGACCTCATTTAATCACACCTATTGCATATACCCTAATTTTTGAATAACTTAAAAACAGTTAAGATTTATGCTCAATGATTTCTATTATTAAATTTAAACCGCTATTCTACTGCTCGGTAATTCTTGTTTGTTGCACATTGTTGGCGAACGGCCAGACAGTAAAAGTTTACCGAGATTCAACCTATAATTTTACTAATGACAGCACTTATAAGTTCAGGAATGGGAAAGTAATAATTAATAGAGACACGGTCGACAGAACACAGGCAAACAGCAACATGCAAGCGGTTTTTGAAGCCAATTATTTCCAACATCATCTAAAATTAAATCCTGTTAAAGGCCAGCTTATTTTTACGTTCTTAGGAGGGATTCAAAATCAAACTAACCTTGCCACCTATGGGCAACAAATAAGATTACCCAAAGGAGTAATAAATAGTGCTACTGAACAATGGCAAAGTGATGAACGACCCGAAGGCGTTTTAGTTTTAGCGCTTATCAATCCTAAAACAAACAAACCGGTTTGGGCGGCCGTTGGGTATGATCGCTTTTTTACGCGTGATTCTCAGAAAATAATCGATGCAATGTTTAAAGAAGCTTTTGAAAATTTCCCAAATAAAGGCACTTACTTTCCGGCAGATTACTATAAGAAACCTACTGTAAAAAAAACTCCGGCTTCGCCTAAGAAGCAGAAACAATAAACGGGTTATTTAAACTCTTTCCCAACCAAACGTATTGGCAACAGAGATTTTGTTTTAGCAAATGTTGCGGCAACGATTAACACTGTCATACAACCGCCAAATATCACCGCTCTGGTGGTCCCCATTATTTTTGCAGTTACCCCAGATTCAAAAGCGCCTATTTCATTAGATGACCCTATAAACATGGTGTTTACAGCAGATACTCTGCCACGCATATGATCGGGAGTAAGCATTTGAAAAATGGTCGACCGAATAATAACACTTACACTATCAAAAGCTCCCACCAAAAACAAAAAGACAATAGACAAGTAAAAATTCTTAGAGATACCAAACAAAATAGTGCAAATGCCAAACCCGGTTACGGCAACTATTAAATTCCGCCATGGACGAACAGCTGGTGTATATCGGGTCATTATCAGCATGGTAATTACAGCACCAGCAGATGGTGCCGCCCGCAATACGCCTAATCCCTCTGCTCCTACTTTTAAAATATCATTGGCAAATACAGGAAGTAAGGCAACGGCCCCGCCAAAGAAGACAGAAAACATATCAAGAGTCATAGCTCCGAGCATCATTTTCGTGTTAAAGACAAATTTAATTCCCTCTCCTAAACTACTCCACATCGACTCTTTCTTCTCTAATACATTAACAGGTTTACTTTTCAGCATTAAAAGGCTAGAAATAGATAATACCATTAATAGCAATACAATACCCATCGTAACAGACATTCCATAAAAACCATAAATCAGACCACCTGCAGCCGGGCCGGCGACAGCGGCTAACTGCCAGCACGAGCTGTTCCAGGAAGATGAATTTGGATATAATTCGCGCGGCACCAATGAAGCCATTAAAGAAAAAGCTGCTGGGGCAAAAAAACCTCTGGCTAATCCGTCTAAAAAAACAACCACATAAACAATTGCTATCAGTAAATGGGTGTTAATAGATTGATGCATTGAAGGCATTGTTACAACAAAAAGTAATGTAGCAGCCGTTAATATGGTACTGATGACAATGATCAGCATACTTCTTTTATTGGACCTGTCGGCTACATATCCCCCAAACAAAGCAACACAAAGTGCGGGTATCGCTTCAGCTAAACCAATCATTCCTAATGAAAGCGGATCTTTGGTTACACTATAAACAAACCAGCCCACAATAACAGCCTTCATTTGAAGAGCGAATGTTAAAAAGAAACGAGTACCTAAGTAAAAACGGAATTCAGGATAACGCAATGCAGCAAAGGCATCGGGTTTTACGGGAGAGTCAACTGTTTCTGACGGCACTTAATATTAATAGCTAAGAATGAAAAAGGGAATTAACCGGAACAAAGATAAATAACGTGCATTAAAACAACGCGTAACCAAAACAAAAGAGTTACCTAAAATTTGGTAACTCTTTAGACTGGCTATGTTATTATTAATTTAATTAAGACCGTTTTGATCGATAAGATAAACTAAAGTTGCCATTGCTGCGGCGCCAAGCTTTAACTCTCTTTCGTTTACATTTTCAAAAACATCTGTTTTTGCATGATGATAATCAAAGTAACGTTGTGAATCCGGTCTGAAACCGAACAAAGCTGTTCCCAATGATTTTAATGGACCAATATCTGATCCGGCACCCCCTCCTCCACCTATCTCTTTTAATCCATACTCATCAAATATCGGCGACCAACTCATTATTCTGTTTACGACTTCCGTGGATGCGTCAATAGAAAAACCACGAGGAGTTAACCCACCGGAATCAGATTCGATGGCTGCATAATGCTGTTCATTTGTTACTTTCGCATTTTCTGCATATTTAAGTCCTCCTTTTGTACCGTTCTCTTCATTCATGAACATTACAGCCCTAACAGTATGCTTGGGTTTAATACCCAATGCTTTAATGGTTCTCAATACCTCTACAGATTGCATAGTCCCTGCACCATCATCATGAGCGCCTTCAGCCAAATCCCATGAATCAAGGTGCCCTCCAACTGTTATTATTTTCTCTGGTTGCTCAGATCCTTTTATCTCGCCAATTACATTGTATGACAGTACATCTGGCAATGTTTTACAATTCATTTGATAGAAAAATTTAAGTGAAGGATCTGTTTTAAGAGCAGCACTTAAACTATTTGCATCTTTTGTACTGATAGCAGCTGCAGGAATTTTAGTAAGCTTTTCATCATAACGCATGGTACCTGTATGAGGAAACTCATCAATTTTGGTTGTCATAGACCGAACAATTACCCCTATTGCTCCATATTTTGCGGCCTCAATTGCACCTTGTACTCGCTGATTAACTGCTGCTCCATAAGCATTAAAGGTATGCAGTGTTTTAGGATTCATTGGACGATTAAAAAAAACTATCTTTCCTTTAATCTTCTCCTCTCCTAATTCCTTAAGTTGATCGAAGTTGAACACCTCAATAATAGTCGTTTCAATTCCCTTTTCAGAAGTTGCAACAGAACCGCCAAGAGCAGCTATTTCCACATTTATTTTTTTTCCGCCTGTTGCAAACCAGGCTTTTTCTTTAGCACCACGCTCCCAGTGCGGAACCATTACTTCCTGCAGATAAACACGGTCAAATCCGTACGATTCCATTAATGATCTGGTCCATTCTACTGCATTTTGTGCATTTGCTGAGCCGCTTAATCTCGGACCAATATTTTTACATAAATAATGTAGATTTTCATAGACTTTCCCATTTCCTAATACCTCTTCATAAATTTTACTTACAACCATAGAATCTGGATTGGAAGCATAGCTGCCTGTAGTAAACATGGCTACTGCAACTAAAAACAAT from Solitalea canadensis DSM 3403 encodes:
- a CDS encoding LuxR C-terminal-related transcriptional regulator, which translates into the protein MTNSTRQKLTALTKNAALANKLAALQAIDIELPTIFIVHDLNTMTVEYMSPRGEQFLGFTVNDLKSLGSEYFSKFFNPDDVADYLPKVLSLLHDNDNDEKLVCFFQQARASEKHEWKWFLSSTKIFLRNEQNVPSHIITNATPIDPQYHITSKVNRLLQEKDFLKKNEAFFNMLTKREIEILRLIALGKNSIEIAFILHISEKTVVTHRRNLRSKLNVQTSYDITKFAQAFDLI
- a CDS encoding DUF4136 domain-containing protein — protein: MISIIKFKPLFYCSVILVCCTLLANGQTVKVYRDSTYNFTNDSTYKFRNGKVIINRDTVDRTQANSNMQAVFEANYFQHHLKLNPVKGQLIFTFLGGIQNQTNLATYGQQIRLPKGVINSATEQWQSDERPEGVLVLALINPKTNKPVWAAVGYDRFFTRDSQKIIDAMFKEAFENFPNKGTYFPADYYKKPTVKKTPASPKKQKQ
- a CDS encoding MFS transporter, which encodes MPSETVDSPVKPDAFAALRYPEFRFYLGTRFFLTFALQMKAVIVGWFVYSVTKDPLSLGMIGLAEAIPALCVALFGGYVADRSNKRSMLIIVISTILTAATLLFVVTMPSMHQSINTHLLIAIVYVVVFLDGLARGFFAPAAFSLMASLVPRELYPNSSSWNSSCWQLAAVAGPAAGGLIYGFYGMSVTMGIVLLLMVLSISSLLMLKSKPVNVLEKKESMWSSLGEGIKFVFNTKMMLGAMTLDMFSVFFGGAVALLPVFANDILKVGAEGLGVLRAAPSAGAVITMLIMTRYTPAVRPWRNLIVAVTGFGICTILFGISKNFYLSIVFLFLVGAFDSVSVIIRSTIFQMLTPDHMRGRVSAVNTMFIGSSNEIGAFESGVTAKIMGTTRAVIFGGCMTVLIVAATFAKTKSLLPIRLVGKEFK
- a CDS encoding M20/M25/M40 family metallo-hydrolase, which encodes MKKKSLLFLVAVAMFTTGSYASNPDSMVVSKIYEEVLGNGKVYENLHYLCKNIGPRLSGSANAQNAVEWTRSLMESYGFDRVYLQEVMVPHWERGAKEKAWFATGGKKINVEIAALGGSVATSEKGIETTIIEVFNFDQLKELGEEKIKGKIVFFNRPMNPKTLHTFNAYGAAVNQRVQGAIEAAKYGAIGVIVRSMTTKIDEFPHTGTMRYDEKLTKIPAAAISTKDANSLSAALKTDPSLKFFYQMNCKTLPDVLSYNVIGEIKGSEQPEKIITVGGHLDSWDLAEGAHDDGAGTMQSVEVLRTIKALGIKPKHTVRAVMFMNEENGTKGGLKYAENAKVTNEQHYAAIESDSGGLTPRGFSIDASTEVVNRIMSWSPIFDEYGLKEIGGGGGAGSDIGPLKSLGTALFGFRPDSQRYFDYHHAKTDVFENVNERELKLGAAAMATLVYLIDQNGLN